The Halorubrum salinarum genome segment GGCCGTCTGGAAGGCGGTCGAGGGGCTCCGGGAGGAGGGGTTCGCGGTGGAGTCGACGCCGGACGGCTACGTCGCGCCCGACGACCCGGGCTACTCCGGGGCGGGCATCGCGTTCGGGCTCGACGCTCCTTACTCGGTGGAGTACCACGACCGGGTCGGGTCGACGAACGAGCGGGCCCGCGAGCTCGCGGGAGAGGGCGCCGCGGACGTCGCGGTGGTCGCCGACGAGCAGACGGGGAGCCGGGGGCGCCTCGACCGCGAGTGGGTGGCGCCGAGCGGCGGCGTCTGGCTGTCGGTCCTGACCCGCCCCGACGTGCCGACCGCGCGGGCGCCGCTCTTCACGCTCGCGGCCGCGGTCGCGACGACCGACGCCGCCCGCCAGGCCGGCGTCGACGCGCGGATCAAGTGGCCGAACGACGTGCTGGTCGCGGGCGACGGGAACGGCGAGGGCGGGGGCGATCCGGACCCGACCGGCCGCGGCGGCCGGAAGCTGGCGGGGATACTCACGGAGATGGAGGGGGAGGCCGACCGCGTGGGCTGGCTCGTCGTCGGCGTCGGCGTCAACGCCAACCTCGACCCCGAGACGCTGCCCGCGGGCGCGACGTCGCTGTCGGCCGAGCGCGGCGCCCCGGTCGACCGGCGGCGGTTCGCCGCGACGCTGCTCGAACGCTACGCGGAACTCACCGCGTCGCCCGAGGCCCTCGACGGCGTCCTCCCGGCGTGGCGCGAGCGGGCGAGCACGCTCGGGCGGCGGGTCCGCGTCGAGGCCGCCGACGGCGTCGTGGAGGGCACCGCCGTCGACGTCGCCGAGCCGGGCGCGCTCGTGATCGATACCGACGAGGGGCGGCGGCGCGTCCACGCGGGCGACTGCGAACACCTCCGCGACGCGGAGTGAGGTGGGCGGCGGGGCCCGAGCCTCCTCTTTATCCGGTCTCCGTCGCGTCCGAGACCGGCCCCTCGGCGTCGGTCCCGGCCGCCTCGCCCGCCGTCGCCGACTCGGCGGCGCTCGGCGGCTCCTCGCCGTCGCCGATCCGCACCGTCAACACCGGAACCGACGAGCCCCGCACGACCTTCTCCGCGACGCTGCCGAGGAGCAGCCGGTCGATGCCGCCGCGGCCGTGGGTCCCCATCACGACGAGGTCGCAGCCCGCCTCCTCGGCGTGGGTGATGATCTCGCGGCTGGGCGACCCCTCGACGACGGCCGTCTCCACGTCCACGTCGCGGTCGGCGGCCAGTTCGCGGACCGTTTCGAGCGCCGCCTCCCCGTCGTCGTACAGCAGGTCGCCGACGCCCTCCCAGGTCGTCTCCATCGGCATCCCGGCGTACCGCGCGGTGTCGACCACGTAGATGGCGCGGACCGAGGCCCCGTGGACCGCGGCGAGATCGAGCGCGTGGCACACCGCCAGCTCCCCCTCCGAGGAGCCGTCGGTCGGGACCAGAATCCGGTCATATAGGGGCATGTTCACATGACTCATATCACCGACGACGGATAACCCTTTGCGGTTCTTGCCGGTTTCTCGCCGTCGCCCCCGCCCCGGCCGCGACGGGGCGCGCGTTTATGCTCCGTCCCGTCGAGGGGACGGTATGTCCGACGAGATCACCCTCTCCCGGCTCGAACCGACGCTCGAAGACCACGCGTACCCCGCGGATCGAGACGCCCTCGCCGAAGCGTTCGCCGGGACCACGGTGCTGTTCGCCGACGGCGACGCCGACCTCGGCGACCTCCTCGCCGACGTCGACCAGGAGACGTTCGAGAGCGCCGACGACGCGCACGCCGCGCTCCAGAACGTCCTCCCCATCGAGGCGCTCGGGGAACCGGGCCAGTCCGACGGCGACGCCTGACGGGGCCCGCTTTGCCGCTCGCTCCTCACCGCTTCGCACGCCGCGGCCACTCCTCACCGCTTCGCACGCCGCGGCCCCTCGTCATCGCGTCCCACGCCACGGCGCGTCTCGCATCGCTTTTCACCGCGGATCGCGGACTGGCGGTAATGAGTTACCGGATCGGTCTCGTCGGCAAGCCCTCGGTGGGGAAGTCGACGTTCTTCAACGCCGCGACCATGAACGACGTGCCGGAGGGCGCGTACCCGTTCACCACCATCGACCCGACCGTCGGCGAGGCGTACGTCCGCGTCGACTGCGCCGCCCCCGAGTTCGACGAGACGTGTACGCCGAGCGTCGGCGTCTGCCGCGAGGGGACGCGGTTCGTCCCCGTCAAGCTCGTGGACGTGGCCGGGCTCGTCCCGGGCGCCCACGAGGGGCGCGGGCTCGGCAACCAGTTCCTCACCGACCTCAACGAGACCGACGTGCTGATCCACGTCGTCGACTTCTCGGGGAAGACCGACATCGAGGGCGAGGCGACGGAGGGCCACGACCCCCGCGAGGACATCGACTTCTTGGAGGAGGAGCTCGACGCCTGGTACCTCGACGTGTTAGAGAAGGGCCTCGAGAAGTACGAGACGCGGTACCAGGGCGCCGACGCCGCCGTCGAGGAGGAGCTCGCCGAGCAGATGTCCGCGTTCGGCACGGACAAAGACCGGATGAAGCGGACCATCCTCGCGCAGGGGCTCGAACTCGATCCGGAGACGTGGGACGAGACGGACCGGATCGAACTGGCCCGCGAGATCCGCAAGCGGACGAAGCCGATGGTGATCGCCGCCAACAAGATGGACACGCCCGAGGCGCAGGCGAACTGGGAGGAGATCACTTCGGACCCCGACTACGACCACCTCTCCTTCGTCCCCGCGAGCGCCCACGCCGAGAAGGCGCTGAAGAACGCCGACGAGGCGGGCGTCGTCGACTACACGCCGGGCGAGGACGAGTTCGAGGTCGTCGGCGACGTCTCCGGCGAGCAGGCGGCCGGGCTCGATCAGATCGCGGAGTTCGTCGGCGAGTACAACGGCACGGGCGTCCAGGGCGCGCTCGAAGCGGCCGTCTTCGACGTGCTGGGCTGTATCGCGGTCTTCCCCGGCTCCGCCAACGGGAGCAAAGACGAGAAGGGGGTCTTCCGCGACTGCTTCATCCTCCCCGAGGGCGCCACGACCGAGGACTTCGCGTACCACATCCACTCCGACATCGGCGAGGGGCTGCTCCACGGCACCGACTGCCGGAGCGGCCGGCAGGTCGGGGCCGACCGCGAGCTCTCCCACCGCGACGTGATCGAACTGGTCTCGACGAAGCAGGCGGCGCCGTAGTCGCCCCGCGCTGCCCGGGCCCTCGACGCCCCCGATCAGCTATTACCCGCCGGGGTCCAACCGGACCCCATGGAACGGACCGTCACGGTCGAACCCGAGGCCGGCCTTCACGCGCGACCCGCCTCGAAGCTGGTACAGACGGCGAACCGATTCGACGCCGACGTGTCGATCGGTCGCGCCGACGACGGCGACGACGGCCTCGTCCGCGCCGACAGCATGCTCTCTGTCAGCGGTCTGAACGTCGAACACGGCGAGTCGGTCCGCGTGGTCGCCGAGGGGCCCGACGCGGAGGCGGCGCTGGACGCCGTCTGCGACCTGCTCACGAGTCCAGTCGAGGAGGCGGACGAGGAGGAGACGGACGGCGGTGACGCGGAGGACGCCCCGTGAGGACGCTCGCCGGCGTCGGAAGCACGCCGCGTGCGGGCGTCGGGACGGCGCGCTGGTACCGGCCCGAGGCCGATCTGTCGCTCCCCGACCGCCCGGACGCCGTCGACGCCGACGCCGAACTGGACCGGTACGAGGCGGCCCGCGACGCCGCGCGGGAAGCCCTCCGCGACGCCCGCGACCGGACGGCCGAGCGCGTGGGCGAGAAGGAGGCCGCGGTGTTCGAGGCCCACGAGGGCTTCCTCGACGACCCGACGATAGTCGAGGACGTCGCGGCCGCGATCCGGGAGGGGACGCCGGCGGAACACGCGGTCGCGGACCGGTTCGACGAGGCCGTCGCGCAGTTCGAGGGCATGGAGGGGCGGATGGCCGAGCGCGCCGACGACCTGCGCGACGTCCGCGACCGGCTGCTCCGCGCGCTCCTCGCCGGAGACGGGGAGGCGTCGACCGCGACCGATCTCGCGGCCCTCCCGGACGGGACGATCCTGCTGGCTGAGCGGCTCACCCCGAGCGACACCGCCGCGCTCGACCCCGACGCTGTCGCCGGGATCACGACCGTCGAGGGCGGTCGGACCTCCCACGCCGCGATCATCGCGCGGTCGCTCGCGGTCCCCGCGGTCGTCGGCGTCGGCGACGCCCTCGAATCGATCGGAGACGGGGAGACGGTCCTCGTCGACGGCGAGGCCGGCGAGGTCGTCGTCGACCCCGACGAGGCGCGCCGCGAATCGGTGCGGGAATCGGGCCATGAGGTGATCCCCGAGCGCGTCGAGACGGTCGACGGCCGGTCGGTCGAGGTCGCCGCGAACGTTGGCGGCGAGGCCGAACTGGCGCCGGCCGCCGAGCGCGGCGCGGACGGGATCGGCCTGTTCCGGACCGAGTTCCTCTTCGTCGACCGCGAGGCGCCGCCGAGCGAGGACGAGCAGTACGCGGCCGTGACCACCGCGCTGTCGGCGTTCCCCGACGACCGCGTCGTCGTCCGGACGCTCGACGTCGGCGGCGACAAGCCGGTTCCGTACCTCGACCTCCCCGAGGAGCCGAACCCGTTCCTCGGGCGGCGCGGGATCCGGCTGTCGCTCGACGAGCACGCCGACCTCTTCGAGACGCAGCTCCGCGCGCTGCTCCGCGCCGCGGCGACCGAGGACGGCGACGGGCTCGCCGTTATGTTCCCGCTCGTCACGCGGGTCGAGGAGGTCGAGCGCGCGGTCGACGCCGTCGAGTCGGTCGCCGACGACCTCGCGGCCGAGGGCGTCGACCACGCCGTCCCGGAACTGGGGGCGATGGTCGAGACGCCCGCGGCGGCGTTCCTCGCGGACGCGCTCGCCGAGCGCCTCGACTTCCTGAGCGTCGGGACGAACGACCTCGCGGGGTACGTGATGGCGGCCGACCGCGGCAACGACGCCGTCGCCGACTATCACGACCCGCTCCACCCGGCGGTGATGCGCGCGCTCGACCGCACGACCGCGGCCGCCGAGGGGAGCGACGCCTGGGTCGGGATGTGCGGCGAGATGGCCGGCGACCCGGCGCTGACGGAACTGCTCGTCGGACTCGGCTTCGACGAGCTCAGCATGAGCGCGGTGACGGTGCCCGAGGTGAAGGCGCGCGTCCGCGAGGTGGACGCCGACGCCGCGGCGTCGCTCGCGAACGAGGCGCTCGCCTGCGAGACGCGCGGCGAGGTGCTGGACGTGCTGGAGATCGGCGAGCGCGACGCGTAGCCGACTCCGGAAACCAGGGCGGCGCCGCTCCTACAGCTTCTCGATGTCCCGGGCTGCCTCCGCCTGCTCGCGCACGGACTCGACCGTGGCCGACGGGTCGGTGGCCGCGACCGCGGCGTTGACCGCGCCTTCGAGGACCGGCGCGTCCGCGATGACCGCCTCCGCGTCGCTCAGCTCGACCGCGACGTCCGCGTTCATCACCGCGCTGCCGAGGTCGACGAGGACGACGACGCCGTCCGCGTCGCCCTCGTCTTCCTCGCCCCCATCCGCGTCACTCTCCTCCTCTTCGCCCCCGGCTGCGGCGTCGATCGCCGCCTCGATCGCGTCGGGGACGGTGCCGATCCCACCCTTCCCGTCGCCGCCGACCGGTTCGATCCGGGTGTCGCCAGCCATCTCGGCCGCGATCTCCGCGATCCCCTCGGCGGCGCGCTCGCTGTGCGAGACGACGACGATCCCGACCATCAGTCGTCCTCCGAGCCCCCCGCGTCGTCGGGGTCCTCGTCCGGGATCGTCGGCGAGGCGGCGTCCGTCTCTGGAACGTCGACGCCGAGCCGCTCGGCGGCGACCGCGAGCAGCTCTTCGAGGATGAACAGGGTGCTCGTCGCGCCCGGGTCTTGGTGCCCGACCGAGCGCCAGCCGAGGTAGGAGGCGCGCCCCTTCCGCGCCCGGATCGGGACGGTGAACGCGACGCCGCGCTCGGCGGCGTCGACCGCCTTCGCGAGCGCCTCGATCGGCGGCAGGTTGTCGACCTCGATCGACTTCTTGAACGTGTGGACCGCGGGCGTCAGCGCGTCCACCATCGTCTGGTCGCCGACGCGCGCGTCGCCGCGGTCCTCGACCTTCTCCAGGTACGTCTCGGCGAACGCGACCGCCGTTTCGGGGGTGATCCCGCCGTCGAGCTCGCCCGCCGCGAACACGAGCGACCCGCCGAACAGCGGCCCGGAGGCGCCGCCGACCTCGCTCATCAGCGTCTTGCCGACTGTCTTCGCGACGGTCTCCGGGTCCGGGTCGTCGAGGTCGCGCGCGGCGTCGGCCGCCTCGGCCCACCCGCGCGCCATGTTTCCGCCGTGGTCGGCGTCGCCGATGGCGGAGTCCAGCTGGGTGAGGTGGTCGCGCTCGGCTTCGATGCGCTCGGCGACGGCCTCGACGGCCGCGACGACCGCCGCCCCGTCGTCGCTCATTTCTTCGTCAGCGCCGGGGTGTCGGCCGGCGCGTCGAACAGCTCCTTCAGTTCGTCGTCGACCGCGCACACCGTGATCGACGCGCCCGCCATGTCCAGCGAGGTCATGTAGTCGCCGACCCACGCGTCGTACGTCTCCAGGCCCCGCTCACCGAGCAGCTCTTGGAGCCGGCGGTTGACGACGAACAGCTCCATCTGCGGGGTGGCGCCCATCCCGTTGACGATCGTGAGCACTTCCTGTCCCTCGTCGAGGTCGAGGTCGTCGAGGACCGCCTCGGTCAGGTGCTCGGTGATCTCGTCGGCCGACATCACGTCCGTGCGCTCCGTCCCCGGCTCGCCGTGGATCCCGATGCCGAGTTCGATCTCGTCGTCGCCAAGATCGAAGGTGGGCTCGCCCTTCTCGGGGGTGACACAGGAGGTGAGCGCGGTGCCCATCGTGCCGACGTTGTCGATCACCTTCTCGGCGACGCGCTTCACCTCGCTCAGATCGGCGCCCTGCGCGGCCTTCGCGCCGGCGGCCTTGTGGACGAGGATCGTCCCGCAGACGCCGCGGCGCCCGGAGGTGTACAGCGAGTCCTCGACGGCCACGTCGTCGTTCACCACGACGCTTTCCACCTCGATCCCCTCCATCTCCGCAAGTTCGATGGCGGTCTCGAAGTTCATTACGTCGCCCTCGTAGTTCTTGATGATCGCGAGGACGCCGTCGCCAGCGTCGCAGGCGCCGATCAGTTCCTCGAACTCGTCCGCCGTCGGCGAGGAGAACACGTCGCCCGCGGCCGCCCCGTCGAGCATGCCGTCGCCGACGTATCCCGCGTGGGTCGGCTCGTGGCCGCTGCCGCCCCCGGTCACCAGCGCTACCTTCCCCTCGACCGGCCCGTCGTCGCGGACGAGCACCTGCGTGTCCGGCAGGCGTCGCAGGCGGTCGGGATACGCCGCCGTCATCCCGTCCAGCATCTCGTCGACGACGTCGTCCGGGTCGTTGATCAGCTTCTTCATGATCGTTGGTACCGACTCACTCGGTTCGCATAAGCGTAGTGGCCCTCAGCCCCGCCGTGCCCCCCGTCGAGCGGTCAGTTGGGTTCCAGTTCGCGGGTGCCGCACTCGCGACACCGGGCGACCCCGGCGTCGGTCCGGTCGGGCACGCGGAACTCGTGGCCGTTCTCGCAGACGCCGCCGTCGTCGAACGGGTCGGTCGCCGGCTCGATGTCGGTCGACTCGCAGGCCGGGCAGCCGAACGCGCCGTGGCCCAACTGTGTCGGCTCTTCGAAGTAGTGGCCCCTCCGGCAGCGCCCGCCGTCCTCGACGCCGTCCGTGCCAGGCGCGACGTTCTTGACGTTACACTTCGGGCAGTAGTACGTCCCGTCACCGGCCTGCTTCGGCGACGCGAAGTAGTGGCCGTTCGCACAGCTGCCCCCGCGGTCGAACGGATTCATGCCTCGGCCGACGGAGAACTGCGTGTAAACCCCTGTGGTCGGGATCGTTCCGGGATTCCGAAAAGAGAGCCGCGGCGTGGGCCCGACCTCCTGCCGTGGCTTTCACCGGCCATCCACGGCTCGCGCCTGTTACGCGCTCTCCGTCGTCGACGTCGCGGTCACTATGACCTAACGCTGCTGCTCGACCGCGCGTACTCAGAGGTGGCAGGGACCTCGCCGACACTACCGACGAGACGCCGGCGAGGAGGAGACCGATACCCGACGAGTTACGACACTGCGTCGCGGACAGCGCCCGGGACGTCCGCTCGGTCGACCTCCCGAACCGACGAGATGTCGGGGTCGCTCTCCCCGTACTTGTACCCCGACCCGGTCATTATCACGGCGATGTCGTCGTCGGGACCGAACTCGCCGGCCGCGGCGAGGTCCCGCACGGCGGCCGTGGCCACGGCACACGACGGCTCGACCGAGACGCCGGCGTCGGCCGCGAGGCGGTCCGTCTCGGCGAGCATCGCCTCCTCTGGGACGGAGACGACGCCGCCGTCCGTCTCCGCGACGGCGGCCAGCGCCCGGTTCCCGCTCGGCGGATCTGCGTTGTTGATCGAGACGGCCGCCGTCGGCTCGCCGGTGACCGGCTCGACGTGCGACGCCCCGCGCCGGTACGCCTGCGCGATCGGGTCGCAGCGCGCGGCCTGCGCGAGGTAGATCCGCGGCGTCGTCGCGAGTAGCCCCGCCGCGTCCAGTTCCCTGAGCGCCTTCCAGACCCCGCTCGCCTGCCCGCCGCTGCTTACCGGTAGGACGATCGCGTCCGGGGCGTCGGGGGCGAAGGCCTCGCAGATCTCGTACGCGACGGTCTTCTGTCCGGCCACTCGGAGCGGGGCGTCCGAGTTGAGGAACGCGGCGCCGAGGTCGTGTTCGAGGGTGTCGTGGTAGAGCCGTCCGTACTCCCCGTGGACCCGGAACAGGTGCGGGTCGTGTTGGGCGATCATCGCGAGCCGGGAGTCGGGGGTGTCCTCGGCCACGAGGATGACCGCCTCCCGGTCAGCCGCGGCGGCGTGGGCGGCGACGCTCAGCGCCATGTTGCCGTGCGACACCGTCCCGACCGGCCCGTCGATCCGACTGATACCGACGGCCGTGCCGCGGTCCTTGAAGCTCCCCGTCGGATTGACGCCCTCCACCTTGAGGTGGATCCGAGGGCCGCCCGTCGATTCGATCGACGGCGCACGGAACAGCGGCGTCCCGCCCGCGGCGGCGGCGAGCCCGGTCGGCGTCGTCGCGGGGAGCACTGACTCGTACCGCCAGAGGGTGTCTCGGCCGAGCGAACCGTCGCCCGTGTCGGGCCAGTCGAACGCCGCCGCGTCGGTCTCGAACCAGAGTGGTTCGCCGCAGCGACAGCGGGTCGCGTCTCCGAACGGGTACGTCTCCCCGCAGTCGTAACACGTCAACTGCTCCATACCCCTCTCTCACGGGCGGTGTACAAATGATTGGTTACGAGACCCGACCGCTGATCTCGGTCGGCTACTCGCGGATGCGACGCCAATCGTGGACCTTCGATATGAGTCCGAATACACGAAATCGCGGTAGGTCCGTAGGAGCGATTTAGACGTGGATTCCGTTTGTCGTGTATCTGAATCGACTACTTCCAGCCTATTCATCTAATTTTCTGCCCTGATATTCGTGCCAGTAAGTACATAAGGCAGGTCCGTCTCATCTACGGTAACCAGCAACCGATCTGAACGAAAACGGGGTCTAGTAAGCGTCGTCAACGGCGCTTACGTCCCGGAGATTTCGTTCGTCGGTGGCCGCTGGGTTCAAACTATGAAACCAAGCAACCAATCCAACGCGGACGACAGGGCAGTGAGTCCCGTCATCGGCGTCATCCTCATGGTCGCGATTACTGTCATCCTGGCGGCGGTCATCGGGACGTTCGTTCTCGGACTCGGCGACCAGTTGGGTGACACCGCGCCGCAGGCCAGTTTCGATATCGACAGTTCGAATGACACAGCGGTTAACATCACCAAAACCGGTGGTCAGGCGATTCCGATCGACGACCTCGTTATCTCTATCGATGGAACGAGGTACGATGATGCCAACACAAGTATCTCGGGCGATTGGCAAACCGGGGTAACGGTGACCTACAGCGAAAACACCGCGTTCCCGGATAATACGGATGCGACGGTCCAACTCATCCACGATCCGAGCGGGAACGTGATCTTTGAGGGAACGGCGGACCTCTCAGCCTAATCGGAACCCCGCCATCTCTAACGAGATTCTTTTTTCTATCTGCCCGAGCACATCTATTTGAACTGCTGGGCCGCAGCTAGATCCAACTCAACATTAGCTCTGCGGAAATTTTTGTTTGACTAAGTAAGATCACCGAGCGCAGCGTCGATCGTCACACTCCTCGCTTGGTCGTCATCAGAACCGCTCGCCTTTCGAACTGGCACACCCACTCGCCGTTCGAGCCAATTCGGGTACATCTGTCGTGGATCATGAATCTATCTACGCCGGACCACAAGGTGCGCCGAGAACCCCATACAAAGCTCTCAACCTTGCCTTACGAATTCCAACAGCGTCGGCACTAGACCGTCTACCGGGAAGTGTACCAGATACGTTCGCTTCCTAGAAGATTGGTGCTCCCGAATCGCAATCGAGACATCGGTGTGTACGGCCGTCCTCGTCGCCGTAAACGCGGCGGAAGTTCGCGGCCACGTGCGCGTCGTACTGAAGACATGCTTCGGCTATCCCGAGATTGGCGCAACATCATGCCGACACCACTTCGGCTAACGCGGATCGGGGGACAGTGAGGACTACCGGCTTAATTCTTGCCTAGACAAGACACGCTAGCGGGTTGCTGGTGATCTAAGACAACGAAATTGGGTGGCTGGGGAGTCCCAGCCCACCAATCCCGAGCGGCCAATGACCGCCCGTGAAGCAGGTGGGCCAACACGGATTTGAACCGTGGACCTCCCGGTTATCAGCCGAGCGCTCAACCTGACTGAGCTATTGGCCCAGGTGAGCGCATTCAGTCGTTGCGCGGGTAGGATTTTAAGGGTTTCCTTTCGGGAGCCGCCCGCCGTGTGGCGGTTTCACGGTGCGTCTCGACGCCGGCGCCGTCAGTCGGTTCCCGTCCGCTCCTCCTCTTCGACGGTGAAATCCACGTCGACGACGTCGTCATCGTCCGCCGACGCGCCGCCGCGGTCCGCGCTCGCCCCGACATCTCCGTTGCCAGCGTCACCGCCGTCGAACCCGTCCGGACCGCCGCCGGAGAATCCGCCGCCCATCGTGAAGCCCCCCTCGCCGTCGTCGGGGAAGCCGCCGATGTAGACGTTGCCCGAGAGGAAGCCGTCCGTCTCGCGTTCGATGTACGGGACGACGACGTACTTCTTCAGGGCCACGCGGATCGGCACCCGGGAGAGCGGGAGCGCGAGCAGGAAGCCGACCGCGTCGGTAACGAGCCCCGGTGTGAGCAGGAACGCGCCCGCGGCGATGAGCAGTCCGCCGTCGAGCAGTTCGTCGGTCGGCGGCTTCCCCTGCGCGACCTTCCGTTGGAGGCGCGCGAGGGTCGCGCGCCCTTCGGCGCGCAGCAGGAGCATCCCGAGGACGGCCGTCAACACGACTAGGGCGACCGTCACCGGCCACCCGAGCCGCGTCGCCACCACGATCAGGAACAGCGCGTCCACGAGGGGGACGACGAGGAGCAGCGCGAGCAGCGTTCGCGGGCGCATACCCCCGCCTTCCCGCCGGGCGCCCATAGCCCTTTTCGTCGCGGGCGGGGTCCGTCGGGGGCTCGCGGCCCGCTCGCGGTCCGAGTCGATCGCGTCCGCCGCGACCGCCACGGCTTTGCCCGCCCGGTCCGAGCCGGCGGTATGGACATCGTCGGCGCGCTCGGCCGCGACCCGCCGGACCGCGAGTCGCTCCCGCGGTGGGTCGCGCCGCTCCCGAAACGGCTGGAGGACGTCGCCTTCCGGTTCGCGTGGGTCATCGTCGCCATCAACCTCGTCGGCACCGCGTTCGGCTTCTGGTACTACCGGTTTCAGTTCCGGGCCCTCCCGACCGAGATGTGGCTATTCATCCCGGACAGCCCCGGCGCGACGCTGCTCATCGCGCTCGCGCTCGGCGCGTGGGCGCTCGGCCGGTCAAGCGACACGCTCGCCGCGCTGGCGTTCTTCGGGAACGTCAAGCTCGGCCTGTGGACCCCGTACGTCCTCGTCGTCTTCTGGCCGGAGTTCCTCGCGGTCAACGGCCCGGCGCTGTACGCCTTCCTGTTCTTCAGCCACCTCGCGATGGTGGTCCAGGCGTTCGTCCTCCACCGGATCACCGACTTCCCGCTGAAGGCGGTCGCGGTCGCGACCGCGTGGTACACCGTCGACCTGTTGATGGACTACTTCGTGCCCGTGATCGGCGAGGTGACCCACACCTCGCTGCCGTACGCCGACAGCGCGCCGTGGTTCACGACGACCGTCCTCCAGGTCGCGGCCGCCGGCGCGGTCGCTCTCACCGTGATCCCGCTGTTCTGGACGCTCGGAACGCGGATCGCGACGCTGCGAGGCCGCGAAAGCGACGCCGGGTCGTCGTCGCAGTAGGAGAGCGTCGAGCCCGCCCGCGCTCACCGATTTAAGTGGACGGCCGACCTC includes the following:
- a CDS encoding FxsA family protein, producing MRPRTLLALLLVVPLVDALFLIVVATRLGWPVTVALVVLTAVLGMLLLRAEGRATLARLQRKVAQGKPPTDELLDGGLLIAAGAFLLTPGLVTDAVGFLLALPLSRVPIRVALKKYVVVPYIERETDGFLSGNVYIGGFPDDGEGGFTMGGGFSGGGPDGFDGGDAGNGDVGASADRGGASADDDDVVDVDFTVEEEERTGTD
- a CDS encoding DUF7563 family protein, giving the protein MAEACLQYDAHVAANFRRVYGDEDGRTHRCLDCDSGAPIF
- a CDS encoding type IV pilin, translated to MKPSNQSNADDRAVSPVIGVILMVAITVILAAVIGTFVLGLGDQLGDTAPQASFDIDSSNDTAVNITKTGGQAIPIDDLVISIDGTRYDDANTSISGDWQTGVTVTYSENTAFPDNTDATVQLIHDPSGNVIFEGTADLSA
- a CDS encoding DUF1405 domain-containing protein; protein product: MDIVGALGRDPPDRESLPRWVAPLPKRLEDVAFRFAWVIVAINLVGTAFGFWYYRFQFRALPTEMWLFIPDSPGATLLIALALGAWALGRSSDTLAALAFFGNVKLGLWTPYVLVVFWPEFLAVNGPALYAFLFFSHLAMVVQAFVLHRITDFPLKAVAVATAWYTVDLLMDYFVPVIGEVTHTSLPYADSAPWFTTTVLQVAAAGAVALTVIPLFWTLGTRIATLRGRESDAGSSSQ